A stretch of Coriobacteriia bacterium DNA encodes these proteins:
- a CDS encoding 50S ribosomal protein L23, translated as MEARQIIIRPIITERSFDMQDFNRYTFEVAKTASKIEIAKAIEEIFNVHVTKVNTANVKSKPKRQRYVQGRTRTWKKAIVTLAEGDKIELFASQD; from the coding sequence ATGGAGGCACGTCAGATCATCATCCGCCCGATCATCACCGAGCGTTCGTTTGATATGCAGGACTTCAACCGCTACACGTTCGAGGTCGCCAAGACTGCTAGCAAGATCGAGATTGCCAAGGCAATCGAGGAGATCTTCAACGTGCACGTCACCAAGGTGAACACCGCCAACGTGAAGTCCAAGCCCAAGCGTCAGCGCTATGTGCAGGGTCGCACGCGTACCTGGAAGAAGGCCATCGTCACGCTCGCCGAGGGTGACAAGATCGAGCTGTTCGCAAGCCAGGATTAA